The following coding sequences lie in one Methanobrevibacter olleyae genomic window:
- a CDS encoding Na+/H+ antiporter subunit E produces MFLSRIYYAIAYLVVLILEIIKSTIDMSLRIFKANGFEPIVIDIGTELKRPISQTILANSITLTPGTLSVDLDSENQVIKVAVIAPRDVRDIIPFEPYIRGMLE; encoded by the coding sequence ATGTTTTTAAGTAGAATTTATTATGCGATTGCTTATTTAGTGGTTCTTATTTTAGAAATAATCAAATCTACAATAGATATGTCTTTAAGAATCTTTAAAGCTAATGGTTTTGAGCCTATTGTGATTGATATTGGCACTGAGTTAAAAAGACCAATATCTCAAACAATTTTAGCTAACAGTATTACTTTAACTCCAGGAACTTTATCTGTAGACTTAGATTCTGAAAATCAAGTTATTAAAGTTGCAGTTATTGCTCCAAGAGATGTAAGGGATATTATTCCATTTGAACCTTACATTAGGGGAATGTTAGAATAA